The Phycisphaerae bacterium genomic sequence GTAGACGGTGACGCCGCAGCGTTGGACAATCTCCGTGACCGTCTCGACGAACCATTCGGCGGCTTCGCGAATTCCCAAATTCAACAGGGCTTCACTTTGCGGAAGCCAACGCATTCGGCGGCGGGTCTGATCTTCGTTGGGCACGAGCAGCCACTCGGGATGCTCGTTCCAGAGGAATGTGCCGGGCGCGACCCGTTCGGGCTCGAACCACAGGACAAATCCAAGGCCGTTGTCTCTGGCGTATCGGCCGATGGGTTCGAGGCCGTTGGGCCAGTTCTTGTCGGTCGGCGTCCAGTCGCCGACGGTGAGACCCCACGGTTTGTCCTCGCCGTACCAGCCGGCGTCGAGCCAGAAAGTGTTCAGGCCATAATTCGCGGCGAGTTGTTGATCGATCCAGGCCTTCTGATTCTCTTCTGTGCAGTCCTGGCCGCAGCGGTACTTGCCCCAACTGCACGTGCTGACGATCTCGGCTGGGATTTGGCCGTCGATCTTCGGCGTGTGGTGCTTGAGGATGAACTGCCGGTAGGCGTTGCGGGCCTGTTCGGGCGGTCCGTCCCAGTGAAACAGCACGATCCGCGGCGTGCGGACGGTCTCGCCGGGCAGCAGCTTGAATCGCACGTGGTCCCACCCGGCCATGAATTGGAGGTCTTTCTCGTCCGTGCGGATGAACCGGGCGTACCACGTGCCGGTCCAGCCGACCGCGCAAATCAGCGTGGCGCCGTCGTACTCGAGGTCGAACGTCGGCATCACGCCGCCGCGCCGCCAGCTTTGTCCGTCGTCGCTGCTTCGCCCGTCGAGGCAGCCGAGGCGGCAGTCGTCCCAGTACCACAACCGCCGACGCTGCGGCGTGAAGTCTTCGGCGGCGGATGCGCAGCCGGTCAGCGTGTTGAGCATGTACTCCGGATCGCCGTCGCGGCGGATTTTGATGTCGAGGACGTTGATGTTCTCGCAGATCGCGGAGTCCTCGCCGCCGGTGTTGGTCAGGTGCAGCACCCACTCGACGGCGGGTGCGTCGCCGTAGCGTTTGATCTCGGCCCGAATCTGGAGATCGGACCCCAGCACCCGGTAATCGCGGACGGTGAGGCCTTCGGTCGAGACGGCTGCCTCTCCGGCGGCGCGAATCTCGGCGCATTTGCCGCCGTATTGCATGGAGAACGGGACTTCGCCTTCGGATCGGACCAGCCGTTGCCAAACGGATTGCGTCAGATCATTCATCACGGATGACTCCTGTCGGCAATCGGTATACGGCTCGGATACAGCCGATGATCTACTCCATCGCGCGATAGACCAAGACTTTCGAGTCCGGCTGGTTGGGCAGGGCGATTTCCAGGCCGTCGGTCATCAGTTGCGAGCCTTTGGCTTGTACCACGGTTCCGGTGTCGCGGTCGCGGAACTCGTAGGTGCGGTTCGGATCGAGGCCGAAGAGCTTGAGTCTGGCCAGCGGGTACGGGCTGGCCTTGCGCCGCAGGGCGACCACCGCGCCGCGATTGAGATCCTTGCGGTCGAGCTGCCACACGGCCCAGATATCGGCGGCGATCGAGTGGCCGGTCAGCGGATAGAAATCGCCGAACCACAGCGGCCGGATCGCGCGAAACTCCTCGGCGCGGGTCTTGAGCTCGTCGGGATCGGTCGGGTGTTTGTCATCCCAGCAGAAGGACATCGCGGACGAAAGATGGCTGCGGAAGACGTAGCGGTCGGCGGTGTTGAAGCCGCAGCCGCTGAGGGGCACGTAGAGATTCAGGCCCAGCGCCTGGCACTGGATGCCTTCGGGCTCGAAGCAGTAGTCGGAGCGCCAGAGCGGGATGCTCCGCGAGATGGTTTCCAGGTCGATCCGCCGGCCGCCGCTGGCGCAGTTGTCGATCAGCAGGTGCGGATGGCGGCGGCGCAGTTCATCCCAGAAGGCATACAACCCCTCGACGTGGCGGATCTCGGTGATGCCCTGGCGGTCGGCGGCGTCGCTGACCTGCCAGTAGTCGAGGCAGTCCATGTTGAAGTCCTGGCGGTAGACGGTCAGGCCCAGTTCCTCGACCATCGACGAGATGTGGTCGGTCAGCCAGTCGCGGGCCTCGGGGTGGCCGAGGTTCAGCAGCGATTCGCCGCGGAAGTTGCCGCGTCGCCGGAACTCCTCGACGAAATCGCTGGGCGAGATCAGCCACTCGGGATGATTCTCGTGCAGCCAGGTGCCGGGATGGACGCGCTCGGGCTCGAACCACAGAACGAAACCCATACCGTGTTTGGCCGCTTCGTCGGTGACCGGCTTGAGCCCGTTGGGAAACGCCGCCTTCTTGGGAAACCAGTTGCCGACGTCGAGGGCCCAGTTGCCCTGGCCCTCATACCATCCGGCGTCGAGCCAGTAGGCGTCGAGCGCGACGCCCTTCTCGACCAGCCAGCGGATGGTCTCGATCTGATTCTGCTCGGTCACGCCGTTGCCCCAGTCGTGGAGGAACCAGGTGTTGGAGGCAAAGGGCGGCACGGGCGGCTTGCCGCTGGTGGTCGGCGTGTGGCGCTTGAGGATGAACTGGCGGAAGCGGTTGTGGCCGTCGAGGCGCTCGCCCTGCCAGGCGAACAAAAGGATTCGCGGCGTGCGGACGGCCTCGCCGGGCAAAAGCTTGAAGTGCGTCAGCTCCATGCCCGCGTCGATCCGCAGATCGGTCTTGTCGTTTCGCCCGAAGCGGGCGGACCACTGGCCGGACCAGCCGATCGCGACGATCAGGCCGCCGTCGTCGAAGGCGAGGTTAAAGAAGGGAAAGGCCCCATCGCTTTTTCCTCGCGCGTCGGCGGCGTTGGACGACCGGCCGCCGGCGGATGAGAGGGTCACACCGCCGTGGGGCGGCAGGACGGTCTCCCGCGGGGCGAAGTCGAGCTTGGCGGCATTACTGCCCAGGGCGTGGTGAAGGACGAATTCACCGGTCTCGCGACGCGGGAAGACCGCGTCGAGGGCGCGGATGTCCTGGAGGATCGGCGAGTCGGAGGCGCCGGTGTTTTCCAGATGCAGCACCCACTCGGCGGCGGGGAAATCGTCGTAGGCGACCAGTTCGCAGGTGATGCGCAGGCCGGTTCGCGGATCGTCGCAGACGATGGTGTGCCGCGTGCCGCCGTCGAGCGGCTCGCAGCGGACCTCGCGCGGAGTTCGGGCGAGCCACTGCGAGGACGGCTGACCGTCATACGTCAGCGAGAACGGCAGATCGGCGTGTTGGTCGAGGAAGTGTTTCTGGAGCCAGTTCTGGAGGTCCATGGGCGAGGTTCCTTACGGTATTGAAGATGCCATACAGATCAGAACATGCGAGGCCGGCCGAGCCAGGCGTAGCCGGAGGCGTGTTGTTTGGCTTGAGCGTTCCTATCGAAGCGGTCTTCGACCACGTTCCAGTGACGCATGGTGCGGTCGTCGGGAACGAGGACGTAGACTCGGCTGGGCTCGGTGGCGAACTCGACGCGCCGATTGTTGAACCGATCGAGTTTCCTGCCTTTGGCGTAGAGGTGCGTTGTGGGCCAGGGCGACTCGAGGCGGCACGGGCGGCCGAGTCGGCTCTCGACGGCGATCCACCGCACGCAGCCGTTTTTGACCTCGGCGGAGACGACGAAACCGTTCTGGGCGTGGAGGGTGAACCGCGCGTCCTGGTCGCCGGTGACCGCGGGCGCCACGCGGATTACGTCGTGATGGCTCTGCAGCAGCGACTCGTTGATCCCAGCCGCGAAACAGGACATCGCCTCCATGCCCATGTGCCGGAAGGGCCACATCCCGAAGGAGAACTTGCTCTCCGGCTTGTTCTGCTCCTCGGCGGGCAGATCGGCGTCGCGAATGCCGAACTGCGAGGTGCGGAACCGAAGGGCCGACTCGCCGCGCATGATGGCCATCGGACCGTAATGGCCCCAGCCGTTGGGATAGAACTGCCAGAAAACCACGGCCAGCTCCAGCGCCCGCCGGGCCTCGCGCCCCATCCCGAGCCGGGCGAACGCGGCGGCCAGGGGATGCCAGCCCATGCCCGGAAAGGCGAAAGCCTTGATGGTGTTGGCGGTGGTCTTGAAGAGCTCGCGGTCTTTGCAGTCGAGATCGACGAGGCCGGAGGGATAGACAGCGGCGTTCTCGACCCACGGGAAGATGCCGTCGTAACAGCGCAGGTCGTCGCGGACGCCCTCGGGAAGCGCGGGCTTGCCCTCCTGCTGACAGGTGATCTGCAGGACGTCGACCTGAGTGGGGCCGTCGTGATCGTGAGGGACGAACGAGGTCAACAGGCGCTTCTCCTCCAGGCCGACGCCGGCGGCCAGGACGCGCGACGCGATGGCCTTCTCGCCCTTGAACAGGCCGCGGAGCAGCTTGCCGCCGGCGATAAGCCTGCGGTCGGCGGCGACGGTCGGCGGATCGGCGAGGTGATCGACGATCTCCCGCCACTTGGCCGCCCGCGGCTCGTCGACGCCGGCTTCGCGAAGGGCCTCGACGGCGGTGGAAAACAGGACCCTGGCGTAGACCAGTTCGGTAACCGCGTCGCGCAGGCGAATCCAGCCCTCGTAGCCGGTGCCGTCCTTGGCGTGGTAGCGGCCGTCCTTGCCCTTGTCGAACATGCCTTCGAAGAACCGGGCGGCGTCGAGGATGTACGGCAAAGCCCGCTCGGCCAGGAAGGTCCGGTCGCCGGTGTACTTGTACTGCCGCCAGAACTCCATGGCGATCTGGGCGACCGGCGTGTGGTTTCGCCACTCGCCGTGCGAGTTGCGGCCGAGGCGGTCGCAGACGTCGGAGACGAACGCCCCGTCGCCGCCGAAGATCTTTCTGGCGTCCTGACGGGCGTAAGGCAGCGAGGCGAAACGGTACTCGAGGTACGAGTCGATCAGGTCGTGGTGGCCGGCGGCGTTCAGCGGCCAGTAGGTCTGCTGCTGGTTCCAGTGGAAATAGAAGTTCCAGTTCTGGACGTCGCGGCTCCAGGCCCACAGGCCGTTGATGAAGCGCCCCGGATACCGGCCCCGCTGCGAGGCGGCGGCGTAGTACATCGTCAGGTGCCACAGCGAATCGAGGTAGTCGTCGCCGAACTCGACCAGCGAGCGCAGCCAGAAATCCTTCCACGCCTTCTTGTGCGGCGCAGCCAGGCGGTTAAGTCCGAGTCTGGCCGACGCGGCGAGGGTCTTCTTGAGCGCCGGCAGCGGATTGCCCCTGGCCGGCGAGGTGATCGCACCGATCAAATCAAAGCCGCCCTTGCGGCCGGCGGGAAAGACCATCTTCGCCACGTGATCGCTCTCGGTGACGCATTTGGGTCCGCGGCCCTTGGCGACCGCGCGGACGCCCAGGCCGAACGCGCCGCTGGTCAGGCGATGCGTGACGTACAAGCCGTCCTTGTCGCACGACGCCTTGGTGCCGGCCAGCCCGATCGACGGGTCGCGCCGCACCAGCGAATACCAGTGCGAAAACGTCCGCGAGCCGAAGCGTTCGAGGACGACCTCGAGCGGCACGTCCTGCTTGAGCGATCTGGCGACGCGGCAGCAGAAGGTCCCGTCCTCGTGGGCGACGAAGGCGTGCACCGTCACCCGGCCGAAGGGACCTTCGGCGCGAAGCTCCAGCGTCGCCTCGGCGAGGTTCAGCCGCGCCTCGAAATCGGACAGGTAGAACACGTCAAAAACCGGGAGCTTGAAATCGACGACGATTCGCCCGCCGTGGCGGAGCGTGGTGCTGAATTCCTCCTCCTCGGACCGCCAGTTGTGAAAGCCCTCGCCCGGCGCATCGTCCCACAGGTCGCTGCGGTTGACCACCGCGATGAACCGGCTGCCTTCGCACCAGCAGAGCGCGCCGACCTCGCCGTTGCCCAGGGCGATCCCGTGCATCGGGTCGTCCGGCGGCGTGTGGTAGACCAAATCGTGCCGGCTGACGCGGCCGGGCCAGCGGATGTTCCATCGGCCGGTTTTGGGGTCGAACGCGGTCTTCATGGGCGAATCCCTCAATTCGAACTGGGGGCGTATTCTACTGCCCGTGCGAGGCCTTGAAAAGGGCCTGCAGATTTTCCAGCGGGACCTCGGGAGTCAGGACATTGGCGGGCGCGACCACGTAGGCGTTGCCGAAGGGCGCGCCGAGGGTGTCGATGGCGCGGCGGACCTCGTCGGCGACCTCCCGCGGCTTGGCCAGGGCGATCCGCTGATCGTCGATGCCGCCGGAAAAGGCGACTTTGCCGCCGAACTCGCGGGCGACCTGGTCGAGGTCCATCGCACCCGGCTGGATCGGGTCAATCACGTCCAAGCCGACGTCGATCAGGTGCGACACGATGCCGGTCACGTTGCCGCAACTGTGGAAAAACACCTCCATGCCGCCGCGATGCGCCTCGGCGATGATCTTGCGGTAGAGGTCCTCGAAGAAATCCCGCCACATGGGCACCGAGATCATCAGCGCGGTCTGGGTGCCCCAGTCGTCGGTCATGAAGATGCCGTCGGCCCCCAGTTCGCCCCACGCGCGGATCAGTTCGAGCAGGTAATCGGTGATCGCCTCGGCGAGCCGGCGGACTTCGTCCGGATGGGTGTAGAAGTCCATGAAGAGGTTTTCCATGCCGCGCAGCGAGTGGAGTCGTTCGAAGAGAGACAGCTGGATGGCCCCCGCGCAGTAGTGCCTGCGGCCGTGCAGGGCCAAGCCCTTTTTGGCTGCGTCGAGCCGTCCGGGCGCGCGGGCGTCGGGCATCTGCGTTTCGAGGTACTGATCGAGCTGCGACCAGTCAGTGATCGGGCAGGCGAGCTGCGTGGCCCCGACGCCGCCGAACGCGTGGCCCCACCGCGTGCCCCACTCGTCGGTCCACTGCCGATCGCCGGTCATCGCGTCGATCACGTTGATCGGGTCGGGCCGGCCGGCCGCCTGATGGCCGACCCACGCCTCGTAGGGCACCATCTGGAGCAGGTCGTCGGGATACTCGCAGAACAGGTCCGCCAGGGCGTCGCCGTAGCGCAGGATCACGTCGAGCGAGAGCCGCTTGTTGCGGACCGGGCAGCGCGGCACGCCGCGGCGGCGGATCGCGTCGCGGACCAGCGCCTTGGACGGCGGAGCGGCGACCAGGGCCTGATTGAGCCGCTCTTCAAAGCGGGCGGCGGCCGCCTCCATCTGCGACAGCGACATGTTGAGGTAGTCGTGAACGGCGGTGGAACTCATGCGATGGCCTCCGTGGATTGGGTGCAAAGGTTGTTCAAATCGGTCAGATACCGACGGGCGGTCATTTCGAGTCTGGCAAAGTCGCCCGCTTCGAACGCGGCCTTGTCGTAGTTCTGGCCGGCGATGGTGACGACGGCGGCCCCAGCCGCGAAGTACCGGCCCGCGACCGGCGGCGTGATTCCGCCCGCGGCGGCCATGAATCGGACCTGGCCGAACGGGGCGACCAGATCGGCGAACCACTCGAAGTTGACGTTGGCGGGAAAGACCTTGATGACGTCCACCCCGTACTTGAGGGCCTCCATGATCTCGGTCGGCGTAGCCGCGCCGGGCACCACCGGCACGCCGTAGCGGTGCGCGACCTCGATCACCTCGGGCGCCAAACCGGGCGAGACGACAAACTGCGCGCCGGCTGAGATCGCCGCCCTGGCGGTCGGCGCGTCGAGCACGGTCCCAGCCCCGAGCACCGCGTGCGGCGGCAGTTCGGCCCGGCCCCGCTCGATAAGCTCCAGCGCTCGCGGCATGGTCATGGTGAACTCGACCATGCTCATGCCGCCCGCGACGAACGCTTGGGCGGCGGGCAACACTTTGTCAGTCCGGTCCGTCCGAAAGACGGGCAGGACCCGCTGATCGTACATCCGCTGAATGATCTGGCTCTTGTTCATCTTCGCGATCCCGCGACGTCAGTGTCCAAAGTACGGTTCGGCGACCACGCCGGTCTCCTTGGCGAGAAGGGCCAGGCTCTCCGCCACGTCGTCAGGCAGGGCGATGCCAAGCCGCTGGGCCTCGTCGAACTTCTCCCATTCCATCTCGCCGGGCAAAAAGATGCGTTGCGAATTCTTGGCCTTCGGCTGGCGGCGGATGTCGCGGATCATGGCGTCCATCCGCTGCTTGAACTGCTCGATCGGCACGATGGCGCCGGGATCGATGGAGATAAACGCGTGGCCGTGGCCGGTGGGCACGGTCTGGTCGCCGAAGATCCAACTGACGACCTCGCCGCGCGACGCCGCTCCGGTCACCAGGGCCGAGAGAATGTCGATGAGCAATGCCAGGCCGTAGCCCTTGTGGCCGGCCATCGGCAGCAGCGAAGCGGCGTGAGGATAGACGCCCCCGTCGGTGGT encodes the following:
- a CDS encoding alpha-galactosidase produces the protein MNDLTQSVWQRLVRSEGEVPFSMQYGGKCAEIRAAGEAAVSTEGLTVRDYRVLGSDLQIRAEIKRYGDAPAVEWVLHLTNTGGEDSAICENINVLDIKIRRDGDPEYMLNTLTGCASAAEDFTPQRRRLWYWDDCRLGCLDGRSSDDGQSWRRGGVMPTFDLEYDGATLICAVGWTGTWYARFIRTDEKDLQFMAGWDHVRFKLLPGETVRTPRIVLFHWDGPPEQARNAYRQFILKHHTPKIDGQIPAEIVSTCSWGKYRCGQDCTEENQKAWIDQQLAANYGLNTFWLDAGWYGEDKPWGLTVGDWTPTDKNWPNGLEPIGRYARDNGLGFVLWFEPERVAPGTFLWNEHPEWLLVPNEDQTRRRMRWLPQSEALLNLGIREAAEWFVETVTEIVQRCGVTVYRQDMNFPPDEFWSLADAPDRRGISEIRHIEGLYWMWDELLRRNPGLLIDNCASGGRRIDLEACRRSIPLWRNDWAFDPAASQGHTQGLSRYFPLSGTGVNSKDPYRFRSCIASAAVVTAFDPETDEFDPTALAERLAEYGRLRPLLLGDFYELFERSSAEDVWCGYQFWREDLNQGAAMFFRRENCPLSKGRIVLKGLKDDCTYELTWADAGHARTATGAELSAGIDIELPDRPDSEIVFYRKLN
- a CDS encoding alpha-galactosidase → MDLQNWLQKHFLDQHADLPFSLTYDGQPSSQWLARTPREVRCEPLDGGTRHTIVCDDPRTGLRITCELVAYDDFPAAEWVLHLENTGASDSPILQDIRALDAVFPRRETGEFVLHHALGSNAAKLDFAPRETVLPPHGGVTLSSAGGRSSNAADARGKSDGAFPFFNLAFDDGGLIVAIGWSGQWSARFGRNDKTDLRIDAGMELTHFKLLPGEAVRTPRILLFAWQGERLDGHNRFRQFILKRHTPTTSGKPPVPPFASNTWFLHDWGNGVTEQNQIETIRWLVEKGVALDAYWLDAGWYEGQGNWALDVGNWFPKKAAFPNGLKPVTDEAAKHGMGFVLWFEPERVHPGTWLHENHPEWLISPSDFVEEFRRRGNFRGESLLNLGHPEARDWLTDHISSMVEELGLTVYRQDFNMDCLDYWQVSDAADRQGITEIRHVEGLYAFWDELRRRHPHLLIDNCASGGRRIDLETISRSIPLWRSDYCFEPEGIQCQALGLNLYVPLSGCGFNTADRYVFRSHLSSAMSFCWDDKHPTDPDELKTRAEEFRAIRPLWFGDFYPLTGHSIAADIWAVWQLDRKDLNRGAVVALRRKASPYPLARLKLFGLDPNRTYEFRDRDTGTVVQAKGSQLMTDGLEIALPNQPDSKVLVYRAME
- a CDS encoding bifunctional 4-hydroxy-2-oxoglutarate aldolase/2-dehydro-3-deoxy-phosphogluconate aldolase translates to MNKSQIIQRMYDQRVLPVFRTDRTDKVLPAAQAFVAGGMSMVEFTMTMPRALELIERGRAELPPHAVLGAGTVLDAPTARAAISAGAQFVVSPGLAPEVIEVAHRYGVPVVPGAATPTEIMEALKYGVDVIKVFPANVNFEWFADLVAPFGQVRFMAAAGGITPPVAGRYFAAGAAVVTIAGQNYDKAAFEAGDFARLEMTARRYLTDLNNLCTQSTEAIA